The following are from one region of the Apostichopus japonicus isolate 1M-3 chromosome 17, ASM3797524v1, whole genome shotgun sequence genome:
- the LOC139954684 gene encoding uncharacterized protein, with the protein MAAKIFASAEDIMRSDEDVSETFDESTDDAHNVPSSSVSAKASKGKVKKGTNTKDAKHPFYCLNIPKAKNLRSISKKTDGKFWQPYDGVFPQTGGGALDSDFWGKPSQGPVSNFERLDVPDDINLEDTLIVDKHEEQILRYVAGYVPFALKKRYMKVKSTENALIFLQCLKGMSGEGDSFLGYSKAWVEKQKRDGLFLVNDTVFMFLKTLEFQTKQILNMKTLLILRNKYVKNHLLPKFLQHKQVQNRWADLVKELLNEDLSGQLLHSFVVYLVKLRVNAFVRMYMEIRTKQKKTCSKKGEKPLRKELASESKE; encoded by the exons ATGGCTGCCAAAATCTTTGCATCAGCCGAGGACATAATGAGGAG CGATGAGGATGTGTCAGAAACATTTG ATGAATCTACAGATGATGCACACAATGTCCCATCATCAAGCGTTTCAGCGAAGGCAAGTAAAGGAAAAGTAAAGAAAGGGACAAATACCAAGGATGCAAAGC accCTTTTTATTGCTTGAACATTCCTAAAGCAAAGAACTTGCGAAGCATTTCCAAGAAAACTGATGGAAAGTTCTGGCAGCCATATGATGGCGTTTTCCCACAAACTGGTGGAGGAGCTTTGGACAGTGATTTTTGGGGAAAACCGTCTCAAGGACCAGTGTCAAAT TTTGAGAGGCTGGATGTTCCAGACGACATAAATTTGGAAGATACATTAATTGTTGACAAACATGAGGAACAAATTCTAAGATATGTAGCAGGTTATGTGCCATTTGCCCTTAAAAAACGTTACATGAAAGTTAAGAGTACTGagaatgctttaatatttttacaatgTTTGAAAGGAATGTCAGGTGAAGGTGACAGTTTTTTGGGTTACAGTAAAGCCTGGGtggaaaaacaaaagagagacGGATTATTCTTAGTTAATGATACTGTTTTCATGTTTCTTAAGACTTTGGAATTTCAgacaaagcaaattttgaacatGAAGACCTTGcttattttgagaaataaataTGTGAAAAACCATCTTCTGCCAAAATTTCTGCAACACAAGCAAGTTCAGAATCGGTGGGCCGATCTTGTTAAAGAATTGCTAAACGAGGACTTAAGTGGGCAGTTGCTTCATagctttgttgtttatttggtAAAATTAAGAGTAAATGCTTTTGTTAGAATGTACATGGAgataagaacaaaacaaaagaaaacttgtagCAAGAAAGGAGAGAAACCATTAAGAAAAGAATTGGCAAGTGAAAGCAAGGAGTAA